Within the Streptomyces sp. NBC_00353 genome, the region CGCCGCTGCGGGTGGCGATGGTGCCGCTGATGCTGCTGACCGGGGCAGCGATCTTCGGGGCGGTGTTCGTGTGCGGGGCGGCGTTCCAGTTCTTCGCGCAGGACGCCGCCGAGGTGCAGAGCTCCTTCACGTACGGCGGGAACACGCTGCTCCAGTACCCGCCGACGATCTTCGCCAAGGATCTGGTGCGCGGGGTGACGTTCGTCGTGCCGCTGGCCTTCGTGAACTGGCTGCCCGCGCTGTATGTGCTGGGCCGGGACTACCCGCTGGCGCTGCCGGAGTGGGTGGCGTTTCTGCCTCCGGTGGTGGCGGCGGTGTGCTGGGTGATCGCGGGGACGGCGTGGCGGGCGGGCCTGCGCTCGTACCGGAGCACGGGAAGTTGACCAGCGGGAGAACGAGGGCATCGGACATGGGCATGGACACGGATACCGACTTCATCGAGCTCGACAACGTCGAGAAGGTCTTCGACGTGCGCCGCAGGACGGGCTTCCTGCGCAGTGAGCGCCGCGAGGTCCGGGCGGTCGACGGGATCAGCTTCCGCGTGCCGCGCGGCGAGATGGTCGGCTACATCGGCCCGAACGGTGCGGGCAAGTCGACCACCATCAAGATGCTGACCGGCATCCTCACCCCGAGCGGCGGCCGGCTGCGGGTCGCGGGCATCGACCCGTCCAGGGAGCGTACGAGGCTGGCGCACCGGATCGGTGTGGTCTTCGGCCAGCGCACCACGCTCTGGTGGGACCTGCCGCTGCGTGACTCGTACCGGCTGGTGCACCGGATGTACCGGATCCCGGACGGTCGCTACCGGGAGAACCTGGACCGCTGCGTCGAACTCCTCGATCTGGGCGAGCTGTTGGACGTACCGGTGCGGCAGCTGTCGCTCGGGCAGCGGATGCGCGGCGATATCGCGGCGGCGCTGCTGCACGACCCGGAGGTGCTGTACCTGGACGAGCCGACGATCGGCCTCGATGTGGTCTCCAAGGCAAAGGTCCGTGGCTTCCTTCGCGACCTGAACGCCGAGCGGGGTACGACGGTGCTGCTCACCACGCATGATCTGACGGACATCGAGCAGCTCTGCCGGCGGGTGATGGTGATCGATCACGGCCGTCTGATGTACGACGGGGCGCTCGCCGGACTGCACGAGATCGGTGCGAGCGAACGCACCCTGGTCGTCGACCTGGAGCGGGAACTCCCGGCGATCCGGCTGGAGTCGGAGCCTTCGGTGCGTACGGTGAAGGTGGAGGGGCCGCGGCAGTGGCTGGCGTTCCCCGCGTCCGGATCGGCGGCGCCGCTGGTGGCGCGGATCGCCGCGGAGTATCCGCTGGTGGACCTGTCGGTGCGGGAGCCGGACATCGAGGCCGTGATCGCGAGGATGTACGCGTCGGCCGGCAGTGTGTAGAACGATGTGAGGCAGCGTCAATTGTCGCTGGCCACAGTCGGATCGGTGACGTGGGCGGATGCGTTCAATAGGCTGCGCGGTATGACGAGCGAACATCCGGACATGCGTGCTTCCGATGCCGAGCGTGAGCGTGTCGCCGAGGTACTGCGCGAGGCGGTGGCTGAGGGACGGCTGCAGATGGAGGAGTTCGAGCAGCGGCTCGACGCGACCTACAAGGCCCGTACGCACGGTGAGTTGGAGCCGCTGGTCCGTGACCTTCCGGCGCCGGGCGGGGTGGTGGCACCGGTGGGTCCGGGAGGCTCGCCCGCACGGACGGGTTCGACGGGGGTCGACTGGGCGGCACGTGTCGGCGGCCCCGCCACCTCGACGGGGGCGTTCGCCTTCTGGGGCGGCTTCAGGCGCAAGGGCACGTGGACGGTGGCCCGGAAGTTCACCGCGTTCGCGATGTGGGGCGGCGGCGAGATCGATCTGCGTGAGGCCCGCTTCGAGGACCGTGAGGTCGTCGTCCGCTGCTTCACGATCATGGGCGGGATGCAGGTGACGGTCCCGCCGGAGCTGGATGTCGAGGTCAGGGGCATCGGCATCATGGGCGGCTTCGGCGACCGGGCGTCGGGCGAGGGCATCCCCTCGCCGGGCTCGCCGCGGGTGCGGATCACCGGCTTCGCGCTGATGGGCGGGGTCGATGTGGAGCGCAAGCGGACGAAGGCGGAGAAGGAGCGGGAGCGGGAGCGTGCCCGGCAGCTGAAGAAGGGCTCGGGGGAGGACTAGGGCCCGTCCGGCGACGAGGACACGGCGGTGTGCCCGGCTCCGGGCGCACCGGACCCATCGCTCCGGTCAGAGCTGGTCGGACGCCGGCCTGCTCCGGTGCAGGGTCCGCAGATTCACCTGGTGTCCCAGTCGCAGATATCCGTTGTCGTTGAGATGCAGATGGTCGCCGCAGTCGAACTCCGGGAGGAGCCGGCTCGGCCGGTACGGGTCGCGTACCACCCGGTCGAAGTCGACGACCTCGTCGAAGATGCCGCCCGCCCGGATCAGCGCGTTGACCTGATTCCGTACGGCGTCCCGGGCGGGCGTCCAGGCGAGGGAACCCTCGAACGGCATCAGTGTGGCCCCGACGACGTGCAGTCCGCGGTCGTGGGCGCGCTCCGTCATGGCCCTGAGCGCGTCCGCGATCCGCTGCGGGTCCCGCTCCTGCGGGAACTGCTGCACGTCGTTGACGCCGAGCGCGATGATGACGGTCTTCACATCGGCGACGCCCAGCACATCCCGGTCGAAGCGGGCGCTCGCCCGCTGCCCGTATATCTGCCCGTAGCCCTGCCCGTCGCGCAGGATGCGGTTGCCGGCGATGCCCTGGTTGACCACCGCGTACCGGCCGCGAAGCCGGTCGGCGAGGACGTCGGGCCAGCGGCTGTTGGCGTCGAGGGTCGAGCCGGTGCCCGCGGTCAGCGAGTCACCGATGGCGACGATCGCCCCCGCGGCAGCCTTGTTGCGGACGTCCACGGCGGTGAGGTAGCGCCACAGGTTGCTGCGCCACGTGCCGTGTCCGTCCGCCACGTACGAGGTCTGGTGGCTGTTCGGGTGGATGGTGACGGGACCGTCGGCGGTGGGCGTGCGCAGGGTGACGACGAGATCGGCGTCGGGGGCGACAGGGACGACGACCGGGTCGCTGACGACCTGTCCGCCCGCCGGGATCGTGACGGACGGGGCGCTGCGGAAGGAGACGGGCCGGGTGTTCACCGTGGCCTGATCGACGAGCAGCGGACGCGTACCGAAGAGGTTGGAGAGGGTGATGCGGGCCGCGTCGCCGCCGATGCTGGTGTGCACGACGTTACGGATGGTGCGCCGGGTCAGGTCGTCATCGGTGTGCGTGTCCGCCACACCGGCCGTCGGAGCCCCGGCCCAGGTGCCGATCCAGACACCGGTGGAGTGGGCCGGCGCAGCGGGCGTACGGGCCACCGACTCCGTGCCGACCTGCTTGGACCCGCCACCGGAGAACAGTGCGGATCCGGCGAACGCCACGATCGCGGCGAGCGCGGCGGTGCCCGCCACGAGGGCTGTGAGCAGGGCGGGTCCGTGGCGCCTGGGCATGGGCGGAGTGTCTCCTCGTGGTGGTGCGGGCTGATCTCATGATGAAGCAGGGCGCGGGGGAACTCGACATGCGGCCCGGGAGTAGGTCAGGTAAGGACAATGCGTACGGGGCACCGGGGGCGATGCGTACGTGTACGCGGACGGGTGGAGCGGATGGAACGGATCGAGCGGACCAGGTCGGACGAGCCGGGCGGGGGACCGGCCGAGCCCGCACGGGCGCTGGGCGGCGCGGACGGGAGCTCCGGCACGGCAGCCTCCGCTCCCGTACACCACTCCCCCCTCGCCTCCTTCGCGTACACGGCCGCCGACGAGGAGAAGCGGCGTGGCGTACGCCGTATGAAAACCACGGCCACCGGCCTCCTCCTGCTTGTCGCGCTCGTGTACGTCCTTGCCACCTGGGCGAAGAACGCGGGTGTGGGCGGCTGGCCGGGCTTCGTCGCCGCGGCCGCCGAGGCGGGGATGGTGGGTGCGCTGGCCGACTGGTTCGCCGTCACGGCGCTGTTCAAACGTCCGCTCGGCCTGCCGATCCCGCACACCGCCATCATCCCTACCAAGAAGGACCAGCTCGGAGCCTCATTGGGTTCCTTCGTAGGGGAAAATTTTCTTTCCGGCGATGTCGTACGCGGCCGGATACACGCTCTCGGCATCGGCGGCCGGCTCGGAGCCTGGCTGGCGGAGCCGGACCACGCCGACCGGGTGACCGCCGAGCTGGCGACCGCGCTGCGCGGTGCGCTGACCGTCCTGCGCGACTCCGACGTACAGGCCGTGGTCGGTGAGGCGATCACCCGGCGGGCGAACGCGGTGGAGGTCGGCCCCGGTCTCGGCAAGATGCTGGAGACGATCGTCGCGGACGGCGGCCACCGCAGGGTCGTGGACCTGATCTGCGTACGCGCGCACGACTGGCTGATCCTGCACGGCGACTCGGTGATGGATGCGGTGCAGGGCGGGGCGCCGGGCTGGACGCCCCGGTTCGTCGACAAGCGGGTGGGGGAGCGGGTCTACAAGGAGCTGCTGCGTTTCGTGACCGAGATGCGGGACATGCCGGAGCATCCGGCGCGCTACTCGATCGACACGTTCCTGACGGACTTCGCCGCCGACCTCCAGACCGACTCGGACACCCGGGCGCGGGTGGAGCGGCTGAAGTCGGAGATCCTGGGGCGCCGCGAGGTCCAGGACGTCATCGCATCGGCCTGGTCGTCCGTCCGCACGATGATCATCACGGCTGCTGAGGACGAGCGCAGCGAGCTGCGGCTGCGGGCGCGCGCCTCGCTGATGTCGCTGGGGGCGCGGCTGGCGACGGACGGCCGGCTCCAGGCGAAGCTGGAGGGCTGGCTGGAGGACGCGGCGGTGTATGTCGTCACGACGTACCGAACGGAGATCACGTCGCTGATCAGTGACACGGTCGCGAGCTGGGACGCGGATCAGACGTCGAAGAAGATCGAGGCGCACATCGGCCGTGACCTGCAGTTCATCCGAATCAACGGCACGGTGGTGGGTGCGCTGGCGGGGCTGCTGATCTATACGGTGTCGCGGGCGTTCGGCGCGTAACGACGCCCCTGTGAGGGTTCCGGGTGCGTACCCGGCCTGTCGTACGGGTACGCACCCGGCTTACGCGGGGGAGTGCTCTTGAATACGCGCCCCACCGCTCTCGCGTTCAGTGTTCCGTGGGCCTCGCGGGAGAAATTTCTCAGGCGGCGCGGCGGGTGACCGCCCATGACGCGGCGGCGACCGTGCCCGCCACGGTGAAGACGGCCGGCCAGGCGCCGAGCTTCTTGGCCAGCGGGTGCGATCCGGCGAACGCGGCGACGTACGCCGTGGTCAGAGCGGTGGCCGCACGGGGTCCGGCCTGCCGGTTCCACTCGTACGCGGCGACGGACCCCGCGGCGGCCAGCGCGACGCCGCCCAGCGGCCGCTTCTTGGTCCAACGTGCGATCGCGTACCCGCCGACCAGTCCGCTCGCCGCCACTGCCGCTGCCGGAACTTTCGCCATAGCCGCCACCTTCGTCTTCTCGCCGGCCGGTTCTTCTCGCTGTCCGGCTCTTCTCGGCTTCCGAGGCTAACGCGGCGGGCGGACCTCAGGTTGCCGGAGGGGGTGTACATGCGTTTACCTAGAGGGTGAACGCATGTACACCCCCCTCAGGGTGCCGCCACCGGCACCACCGCCGAGCACCGTACGGAGAATGCATGTCCGCGGACATATCCGCCCCCGACGGGGCAACCGGGCAGACCCGGACCCCGCACCACCCCCGCTTCGCCGTGGGCGTCCTCGCGTTCTGCGGCGTCGTGGTCGCGGTCATGCAGACGATCGTCGTCCCGCTTCTCCCGCACATCCCGGCCCTCACCGGCGCGACCCCCACCGCCGCGAGCTGGCTGGTCACCGTCACCCTCCTCACCGGCGCCGTCTTCACGCCCGTCCTGGGCCGGGTCGGCGACATGTACGGCAAGCGGCGGGTGCTGGTCGCATCGCTCGCGGTCCTCGTGATGGGCTCGGTGCTGTGCGCCGTCAGCTCCCACATCGGCGTACTCATCACCGGCCGCGCCCTCCAGGGCGCCGCGCTCGCCGTCGTACCGCTGGGCATCAGCATCCTGCGCGACGAACTCCCGCCCGAGCGGGTCCTCTCCGCGGTCGCCCTGATGAGTTCGACGCTCGGCATCGGTGCGGCCGTCGGTCTGCCGGTCGCGGCGCTCGTCGTCGAGAACTTCGACTGGCACACCATGTTCTGGGTGTCGGGTGCGATCGGCATCGTCGACATCGTGCTGGTGCTCTGCTGCGTACCGGAGTCCCCGCTGCGCACCCGCGGCCGGTTCGACGCCGTCGGCGCGCTGGGTCTGTCCGCGGCCCTGGTCTGCCTGCTGCTCGCGGTGACGCAGGGCGCCGACTGGGGCTGGACGTCGACGCGCACGGTCGGCCTGCTCGTCGCGGCCGTGGTGGTGACGCTGCTCTGGGGCGCGTACGAGCTCCGCGTGCCGACGCCCATGGTCGACCTGCGGGTCTCGGCCCGCCCGGCCGTCCTGCTCACCAACGTCGCCGCCCTGCTGATCGGCTTCGCCTTCTACGCGAACTCGCTGGTCACCGCGCAGATGGTGCAGGAACCGAAGGTGACGGGCTACGGGCTCGGTGCCTCGCTCGTCGTCAGCGGGCTCTGCCTGCTGCCGGGCGGTGTGGCGATGGTGGCGCTCTCGCCGGTGTCGGCCCGGATCTCGGCGAAGTACGGGCCGAAGGTCAGCCTGGCGCTGGCGGCGGGGATCATCGCCGTCGGCTATGTGGTGCGGTACTTCACCAGCCACAGCCTGTGGCTGATCATCGCCGGTGCGACGGTCGTCGCCTCGGGCACGGCCATCGCGTACTCGGCGCTGCCCGCCCTGGTGATGCGCGGGGTCCCGGTCAGCGAGACGGGTGCGGCCAACGGCCTCAACACGTTGATGAGGTCGATCGGACAGGCCTTCTGCAGTGCGACGGTGGCGGCGGTCCTCGCCAACATCACGTTCCGGGCCGGCGGCCGGACGGCCCCGACGCTCCACGCCTACCAGGTCGTCTTCCTGATCGCGGCGGGCGCGGCACTGCTGGCGCTGACGGTCACGCTGTTCCTGCCCGGCAGCCGTACACCTGAGGCAGGTACGGTCGGAGAGAACCGCAACGACCGCAAGGGCGGTGCGCGGACGATCCCGATCGAGGAGGGCGCATGACCGGCAGCCGGGCCGCCGTTCCGGCCCCTTCGCCGTCCCCGGTCCCCGCCGACCAGGGCACGGGCCGGGACGCGATCCTGCGCGCGGCGCGGCGGGCGTTCACCCAGCGCCCGTACGCCGAAGTGACCATCCGGGGGATCGCCGCAGACGCCGGAGTCAGCCCCTCCCTGGTCGTGAAGCACTTCGGCCGCAAGGAAGAACTCTTCAACACCGTCGCCGACTTCGGCCCGGCCGCCGAGGAACTCTTCGACGCCCCGCTCGACATGCTGGGCCGCCACATGGTGGTGACTCTCGTACGCCGCAGGCGCGAGCTGAAGTCGGACCCGCTCCTGCGCGTCGTGTTCTCCCTGGGCAACCAGGACGAACGCTCCTTGCTGCGCGACCGCTTCCACGAGCAGGTCACCGAGGCGCTGATCGCCCGCCTCCCCGGCCGTGAACGCACCCTGCGCGCCGAGCTGATCGCCGGTCACCTTCTCGGCCTCGGCGCCACACTGAGCCTGCACCGCGAGGGCGCGGGTTCACTTGCCACCCCCGAACACCTCGCCGATCTGTACGCGCCGGCGCTCCAGACCCTGATCACGGGCTGAGGCCGCCGGGGGCGGAGGGCCGACCATGGCGGTATGGTCTGGGCCAATCGACGAGGGGGGCCTCATGTCTGTCCGTACCATCCGTTCCCGGCGTACCACCCGTGCCCGTACCCGCATGCGTGCCGCCGCCGGGCTGACCGTGCTGCTGGGCGCGTGCCTGATGGGCTGCAGCAGCGTCGAGACGTCGGACGGGCCCGGTGGCGACGTTCCGTACGTGGCGCCGTCGGCGAATGCGGCGGCCGCGTCCCGGGCGGCGCAGGCGCAGGCGGAAGCGGACGCCCAGGCGTCGGCCGATGCGGAGGACGCCGCCCGTATGTCCTCCGACAAGCCCGCGAGCAGGCCCGCGCAGGTCCGCGATGCGTTCGCCACCCTGCAGGCGACCCTGAACGACACCTGCACCCCGGGCACGGGCAACTGCGCCTACGTCCTGGGCCGGGTCCACGACGAACTGGCGGGCCTGGAGGCGTCGATGAAGGCGTATCCGAAGGACCCGGGGCACTTCAAGGAGCCCGTGGCCTGGATGACCACCCTGGACAGGACGCTGAAGGGCGACACCTCCACGGAGAACCTGGAGAAGCACCGCTCAGAGCTGTTCGGCACGCGCGACCGCATCAACACGTGGATGCAGGGCCACCCGGAGGACTACCGCTGACGGAGCCGCGTCGTTCAGGAGAGCCAGTCGGCGTAATGGGTGGGGGCGATACGGACATCGCCCTTGGCGGTGAGGACGTCACCCCGGGCGGCGGCGAACATGCCGGCGGTGTCGTCGGTGACGACACTGCGGCCGTCGGGGCGAGCGTTCAGGGTGATCCGGCCGAGTTCGTCGAGAGGGAAGACATCGGGCCCGGCGACGTTCAGGATGCCGTTCAGAGGGATGCCGGCAGCGACTTCGGCGACAGCGTCGGAGACATCCTGGGCAGCGATCGGCTGGATCGGGGTAGGAGGCAGGCGGACGGTGTCGCCCTCAGTGGTCATGGCCAGAACCGAATCCATGAATTCCATGAACTGAGTGGCGCGGACGATCGAGTAGGGGATCGACGAGGCCTTGAGGATGTTTTCCTGGAGGACCTTGGCCCGGTAGTAGTCGAGGCCCGGAACCTGGTCCACGCCGACGATCGACAGGATGACGACATGGCCCACCCCGCCCTTGCGGCAGGCGGCCAGGAGGTTGTCCATCGAGGTCTGGAAGAACGCAGGGGAGGCGTCGTCGAAGGTCGGGGAGTTCGTCAGGTTGACGACGACATCGACGCCGGCCACCGCCTCGTCCAGGCCTTGGCCGGTGATGATGTCGACACCGGTGGACAGCGAGTGCGGCACGGCCTCGTGTCCTGCCGCTTTCAGCTTCTTCACGACCTGCGACCCGATCCGGCCGGTACCGCCCATTACTGCGAACTTCATGGGTCACCTTTCGTCGCGCTCCACTGGATGGCTCTCTGGAGCCCCGATGGCGCACTGGGGAGGGAAAGGGCGCTGACAGCGGATCCGGAATCGGGACCGGTGCCCCTTCTTCGCTTCACTCTCCGGCAATGGCCGACGATTTCTTCCTCACCGTGATGCGATCGCGCGGTGGGTCATCAGCCGTATCCCGGCCGATTTGCCGGCGTCCGGGAACCGGTTCACGGTTCGCGGCCCGGATGACCGCGGTCACGCAGGCCGCGGAGCCCGCCGGTCCTTACGCTGTGCCAGCTCCTCGTCGTCGACCAGGGTAAGCATGGGCTGGCCCGGCGCGCACATCATCGTCACGAGGAAACGGCTCGGGGAGTCCGTCCGGTTGTTTCCGTCCTGATAGTGGATTACATCGCCGCCCGGCTCCCAAAAGGTTTCCCCGGCCTTGATCACACGCTCCGGCTCACCTTCGAGCTCGAAAAGCATCTCCCCCTCCAGCATGTAGCCGAATGCCGGCCCCGAATGCCGGTGCGGAGGTGTGCCCGGATCGCCCGGGGGGAATTCGATGAGAACGGTCATCACCTCGGCCCCTTCCGGGACGTACGGCGGCTTGGCCGTCTGCAGCACGGTCAGCGCGGTCTTCCACGCTTCGGACCGTGGTTCCTGCTCTGTGTTCGCGGGCTCGTTGCTCGACATGGTGAAGCCTCCAGTGGCCTGGGCTGCACGGCTCAGTCTCGCACCGGCCCGGACGTGTCGCCTGTCGCCCGATGCACGGCTTGGGCACCGCCCGGAGCGCATGTGACGTCGGCTCAGCGGCGCCCAGACCGCCACCGGGTGCCATGCCATGCCGACCAGGATCATCGCGGTGAAACAGTGACCCGCCTTGAGCCAGGAGCGTGACACGGTCGAGGATCTCGACGGGCCGGCCTGCCTGCTCGGGCGCGGCCGGGCCGGGCTCAGCCGGTGCGGGGCAGAACGAGCAGGCCCCGCACCGCAGCAGCCTGATGGTGTGGCGCGCATTCACGCGGACCTCGGTCAGGATCCTCCGGCGTCGCGGATGGCTCTGATCTCCGGGTAGACCGGCTGCCACATGGCGTCCCGCACCAGCTTGCCGAAGCCGTCGTCGACCTCCGTGCGGGCGACGCCGTCGTGGGCCGCGGCGCGGCCGACCGCTCCCGCCACCGCAGCGGAGGTCGCGCGCAGCGCGTCGGGCAGCGGGAGGACGGGCGCGCCCGGCGTACTCCCGTCGACCTGTCCGGCCACCGCGTGGGCGGCGGCGACGAGCATGCCGTCGGTGACACGGGTGGCGCGGGCGAGGATGGCACCCAGGCCCAGCCCGGGAAAGATCAGCGCGTTGTTCGCCTGACCGATCAGATACGTCACGCCCCGGTACTCGACCGGTTCGAAGGGGCTGCCGGTGGCCACCAGCGCCTGCCCGTCGGTCCATTTCAGCAGATCGGCGGGGGTGGCCTCGGCCAGCGGCGTCGGATTGGACATCGGCAGGATGACCGGCCGCCGGGCGTGGGCGGCCATCTCCCGTACCACCTGCTCGGTGAAGGCACCGCCCTGACCGGAGGTGCCGATCAGCACCGTCGGCCGGACCCGGCGGACCACCTCGGCGAGGGCGACGCCGTTGTGCTGCGCGTCCCGTTCCCAGCCGGCCACCTCGGCCGCCGGACGGGCGTAGCGGATCTGGGCGTCGCGCAGGCCGTCCTGGTCGTCGGTCAGCAGGCCGTACCGGTCCACAGCCCAGAAGCGGCGGTCGGCCTCCTCCTCCGACAGCCCGTCGGCCACCAGGGCGTCGCGGAACTGGTCGGCGATACCCGTGCCGGCGCTTCCGGCGCCGAAGACGACGATGCGGTGGTCGGTCATCGCCATGCCGCTGGCCTTCGTCGCGGACAGCACGGCGGCGAGGTTGACGGCGCCGGTGCCCTGGACGTCGTCGTTGAAGGTGAACACCCGGTCCCGGTAGTGGTCCAGGATGCGGCGGGCGTTGGCGGTGCCGAAGTCCTCCCAGTGCAGCAGCGCGTCGGGGAAGAGCTGGTTCGCGGTGGTCACGTACGCATCGATGAAGGCGTCGTACGCCTTCTCGTCCACGCGCGGATGGCGGTTGCCCAGGTAGAGGGGGTCCTCCAGCAGTTGCTGCCGGTTGGTGCCGACGTCCAGCATGACTGCGAGCGTGCGGTTGGGGTCGACCCCGCCGGCCGCGGTGTAGACGGCGAGTTTGCCCTCGGAGATGTCGATGCCGCCGACGCCCCAGTCGCCGATGCCCAGGATCGCCTCACCGTCGGTCGCCACGATCAGATCGACATCGCCGGCCCCGAGACCGGAGCCGCGCAGCGCGCCCTCGATCTCCTCGGGGGCGTTCACGGAGAGATAGATCCCGTGCGGGCGGCGGAACTCGTAGCTGTAGCGCTCGATCGCGGTGCCGACGGTCGGGGTGTAGACGATCGGCAGCATCTCGCCGAGGTGGTCGCCGACGAGCCGGTAGAACAGCACCTCGTTGCGGTCGTGCAGACCGGTCAGATAGACGTTCTTGGCGAGGTCGCTGGGCTGCGAACGGTACTGCGCGTAGGCGCGCTCCGCCTGCTGGTCCTGGGTGAGAGTCTGCGACGGCACCAGGCCCACCAGGCCCAGTGTCGCGCGTTCCTCCTGGGTGAAGGCCGTGCCGCGGTTGAGCCGTGGATCGGCGAGTACGGCCCGGCCCGTCGCGGTGGTCTCGAAGCGGTGTTCCCCGGCGATCCAATGGGTGCCCATGAGCGGTCTCCCGTCGTCGGCCCTCGTCGCATTGCCATGTTCCATCCGCTCACCCCAATGGCGCCACCGGAGAACAGCCGGACGTCCTTCGGCGACGTCCTGCTTCCCCATGAGCGTCGATCGAGCCGCCATTCCATCGGTCTTGGACGACCCCGGCAGCATCACCGCCGTCGCTGGGTACCGGGACGCCCCGGCCGCCGAGGCCGACAGACCCTGCACGCGACCCCGCCCCGGTACGAGCGGGATGCGACGCGTACCGGGGCGGGCGGCGGTGACGTAGAGGATCAGGACCGGGGCCGGGATCAGCTGAAGACGACGGACCGGAGCTTCAACCGCTCGGAGGCGTGACCGCCGAAGGGACGGAGGGAGAAGTCGTCGCCGTCACAGTCGGGTCCGGTGAAGACGGTGGCGGTCGAGGCGGTGAAGTTCCAGGGAGAGTCGGCGGGGTTCGACGAGTTGGGGTCGGCCACCTCGGGCAGCGTGACGCACTCTCCGCTCGGCGGGTTGACCAGCTCGGCAATCTGCGGGGTGCCGTCGAGACCGGTGTACCTGTAGGCGAAGAATCCGACGGTTGCACTGGCCGAGGTCGGCAGTGTCACGACGAGCGCGAGCGCGCCGAGGGCGGCAGCGACGGTGGTACGAAGGCGCATGAAGGGCACTCCTTGCGAGATACGGAGGAATACGTTCCGCTTCAACTTGTCCCGGTGACCTGCGGTTATTGCGGAGCGCGCGCCTCCGTCACCCGGAAGTGAACAGCCGAATCGGTTCTGCCGACGGCCATGTGGGTCACCTCCCGCTTCGTCGCGCTCGTGGGGGCCGTTCGGGTGAAGAGCTGGGTGGGCGCGTCGAGGACCCGGGCGGTTTCGATGCTGTCGGGAAGGTGCCGCGCCGGCAGGGCGGCAGCGCGGACACGATCACACGCCACAGCCCGAGAGAGAACTGGCCGGAATTCCTCGAAGCCGGGGCCCGTCCTCCCTCTGAGTGTCGGCTGCGCAGGCCGCGTTCCGAGGCCGTAGGCGCGAACCCGGCTACCCATGACAGCACCGGCCTCTACCTGTTCGGATAGCC harbors:
- a CDS encoding NAD-dependent malic enzyme — protein: MGTHWIAGEHRFETTATGRAVLADPRLNRGTAFTQEERATLGLVGLVPSQTLTQDQQAERAYAQYRSQPSDLAKNVYLTGLHDRNEVLFYRLVGDHLGEMLPIVYTPTVGTAIERYSYEFRRPHGIYLSVNAPEEIEGALRGSGLGAGDVDLIVATDGEAILGIGDWGVGGIDISEGKLAVYTAAGGVDPNRTLAVMLDVGTNRQQLLEDPLYLGNRHPRVDEKAYDAFIDAYVTTANQLFPDALLHWEDFGTANARRILDHYRDRVFTFNDDVQGTGAVNLAAVLSATKASGMAMTDHRIVVFGAGSAGTGIADQFRDALVADGLSEEEADRRFWAVDRYGLLTDDQDGLRDAQIRYARPAAEVAGWERDAQHNGVALAEVVRRVRPTVLIGTSGQGGAFTEQVVREMAAHARRPVILPMSNPTPLAEATPADLLKWTDGQALVATGSPFEPVEYRGVTYLIGQANNALIFPGLGLGAILARATRVTDGMLVAAAHAVAGQVDGSTPGAPVLPLPDALRATSAAVAGAVGRAAAHDGVARTEVDDGFGKLVRDAMWQPVYPEIRAIRDAGGS